A segment of the Aptenodytes patagonicus chromosome 3, bAptPat1.pri.cur, whole genome shotgun sequence genome:
ATTAGGCGTCGAGTAGAAGTGCTCACCTAAAGTAGCAGATAAAATAGTGTAGAGCAGTGGTGTGCTGGCCAGGGGAGTTCCCGCTGCTCCCTGAGGTGGAGAGCCTCAAAGCCACTGAAGCAGCGGGGGAAGCCAGAGTTAGGCAGGGTCTTTTACAGGGGACAAGTAAtgagctggctggctggccagggaATGGGTCCAGCTCTGGAGAGGTGTAGGGAAGGGATCAGGGCATTAGGCTGTCATTGAGATGATGGATGGAGCCAGTTGGGAGGATACCCCCCATTAGTACCTAGCTGGCTAAATCATCCTGCCAGTCACCACGGTGAAGGAATCGGCTGTTTAATTATAGGTAAGCTTCTTGATAGGTATCTTACAGGCTGTGCTCAAGTTTAGCATGAAAAGATGAGTATAAGAAAgattcaggttaaaaaaataaataactcgGAGATGCTGCAGCTCAGAGATCTTTATGAAAGGCAGTGACTTCAACTAAAATTATGGAGCAGCATCTCTCTGTTTCTCAGCTGGAGCTCTCCCCAGTTTGATTTTTCACTATTGAtagcaaaatatttcctcttttcagGAAAAGTCCCGTGACTTAAATAGGACCACAGACTTACATGCTTTGTGGGTCCTTTTCAGCCTTAAATAAGTCATGGCATATCCCATCCATAAAATGGTATTAATACCCCCTTGATACCAGCAGCAGGAGGCCAGCTGGCCTCTGTGGGCTCACAGCAGGTGCTCCACGGAGCTTGGGTTTTTGCTCTGAGACTTTTCCCCCCAGAATCTTATAGAAAGATCTTCCCGTTCAGGTGTAGAGCTGCCCCATCCTTCTGCCATGTGAATGACCACCCCTGTAACATCTGgtttccccccaaaaaactgGTGCTGCTACCTGTAGAGCTGTTAGCTGATCTGTCAGGTCAGTGATTATAGAATTGTTTTAACTTTTCccatttaattttcctctttagAGGAAACTAGCAGGCTcgaaaaacaggtttttttctttatgggtTTCTTCACATATTTACTGTATGAGAGGAGCGGGAGGTGCTTTGCTTTGCTTAACTTTCGGCATATCAAATTTAATATCAAGAATGACTAGCACAGTAGTGCTTACATTGTTAGGTGCACCAAAAATACACTaattacattttcagattttgaaaaagTGGGAATAATCCGTTTTGTAGCTGGGCATCCGGCAAGTTGCCGGATGTTGTAGGGTTGGTGTTGTCAGGGTGGTGTAAAGTTAAATTAGTATGTGGCCGTATCTAAATGAAGGGAAAGGTGCTTCGGTTTCTTACTTAGAAACCTGTTAATCAAAAAACTGCTGATCAGTTCACTGGTGCCTGGACAGATCCTTAAACTCACAGCTGTATTTACCAAGTGTTTAAGGTTTAAAGCTTTCAGTGGACGAACGTGAATGGAAATGGGGCTTTGGAGATGCTATCCCAAACTACAAGACGGGTGTTTCCATACCGTATAACGAGGGTCTCAGGACCGCACGTTTGGTTTAGAAGCCTCTGCTTTTCATGCAGGTGATGTACATCAGCTGTACAGCGGTGGATGCCTACGTCATTGCCTTTTGCTGTGTCTTGGGAATATTAAATTAGAAATGACTGTAACACCCTGGTCCCTGGATTTTCTAATTTGCAGTACTTCTTTCTTTCAGGTGAATGGAAAAGGTTCGTTATGGTGCGTTGACCCAGAATATAAACCTAATCTTGTCCAAGCACTGAAAAAGCAGCCTTTTCCCTCAGCACTTGCATTTTATACTCCGCCGGCGTCACCACCAAGGTAGGTGAATTTTCTCATCCGAGTGCGGCGCGCAGTTATGTTACTCCACCTAGCAGAGGAAATGCCCATGCGGATGCTGACGTGCTGTTACCAGCTGCCACCCGAGAGAAGAATTTGAGTGGGCCTTAGGTGAGACCGGCTAGACGAGGCGGGGAGACGTAATGAGCTCAGGCTTCCCAGATAGCAGATCTGGGGTTTGTGTCCCACTCGTCTTCGTAACTGTGGGAGAGTTTAAAAGAAGGTCGGGGCTGTGCTGGGTGCGTACTGGTGAGCCCCATTTCTCTGGAGGGCAGGCAGTCCCAGGAACTGGAGCAAAATCTTCCTTCAAGCACAGTTCACCGGGACTGATCTAGGGTGCCTGGTGCTGCTAGCTTGGAAGTGTGTGTCTTCTGTAAGTCACCCATCTGGTTGTAAAATGTATACGTTCTATGCTGTTGTCAAAAACAATCAAATTTCTACAATCTGAGATGCTCAGAGAGGCTGGTCTAAGAGAGGGGTGTTTTTCTCCGAGGCTGTTAAAAGCATTTTGCAGCAGGGATGGGAAGAACAGCCTTTACCATAAACATACTCTGAGGTGGAGCATGCAAGACTTCTGAAATCAGGGCTTCCGCATCCGACACATTTTAAGATTAGGCAATAGATTTTGGAGAATTTGAAGTCAACGTCATGCGTTctcagtagaggaagaggaacgCCAGCCGggtcagcctggagaggaggatgTAAAGCAGAGAGGAACGCGTTGCTGTTGGTGAGCTCAGTTCTTAGGTAGGCACATGGCTGGTTTATCTAGTTCAGCAAGGAATTTGGGTGAGATAAGAGATAATTAAGGTCTCTGTACATTGCCCTATGCCTTAACCTTACTGCGAGGAGTTTCcttaacaaacaggaggaactgggaTTACTGGAGCAGGACGTAAAACTGGTAACATTGAGCAGACATTTCTAAGGGTCCAACGGGACGCTGACCCTGGGAGCTGGCACCCCCATGCAAGCCTTAGCTGTCTGGCAGCGGCTGAAGATTTGTGCGGCATGGGCTTTTCCAGCCGGGCTTGTAACCTACAAGATACAACAGGGGTGTCTCACCTTCCAGCCATCTTGAGCCGCAAAGAGTCATCTTGGGTTTGAACGAGCCAGGCAGAAGTGTCCTGTTTTCCAGCTTTCTGCTGGAACGGGAGCATTACTAAAATAACCCTGAAGCATTTAAGTATTAAGAAATAGTCAAATCGGAAAATATGAGATGGCTGATGGTATTGTCAGGCTTTGTTTTATGGGAACAAAGATTGTTGAAACTACTGTAATTGGACTCTAGATGATAATGTTTTTACAGGCATTCATGTTTCTACGTAAGGGCATggacttctgtttttcagtacaACTCAAGTGAAGGTTTGGTCCTTGAAAGCTTTGTTAACACTGTGTCTATGTTAACATGGTCAAACTTTAAAATGTAGAGAATAATACAGATGGGAGGGGACCTCTGGATGCTGTCTGTCCAGCCAGAGGATCAAGACAGACTCAGCCTAGGGCAGGTCGTTCAGAGCCTTGACCAGTTAAgcttttaatatctccaaggtcTTCAAGATTAGTCCAACGATACAAGCATTGAAGTATGATTTACCTAGCTTGTATAAATAGAATGCACTGAAATTAGGTGTAGGGAAGGAGAGATTTTATCTGAACGCTAAAGTACTTGCAAGATCAGGACTTTGATTTGAAGTGGTTGTTTTTTGGTAACTTTTTTCCGTCACTGAAGGACTAATCACACTTGCCAACAATTACAAGGAAATCCTGGTCCTAATGAAGCCacatggcaaaattcccactgacttcaatacGTGAAGGATTTTGCAGTGCTTATATTTATAaggacaacaaaataaaaacagcattttaagaCACCTGATTTCTCCCTAATGAAAGctggtttattttcctttaataataAAGAACATTAGTAGGACTTTCACTCATacacaggaaaaacagatttatatttttcccttacATGTTTCAAAATTCTTGTATTAGATTTAAATTCTGGCTTAATTTTGGGGAAGGGCCCCCAAGGGGCTGCCTTGTgtgtggagagaaagagaaagcccagAGGTACAGCTGGAGAGAAGCTGGAAGGACTGTCCAAATTTAACTATAGGATGATGCTAGAATTCGACTGCGAGAgtctctgaatttttctgtggGAGGGCTTGTGTTCATAATTATTTTCCAGTGTGTTAGCGGGGAATATACCTATCattcagcagcattttaaaataaaaattaaggtgTTACTTTGAGCAGAAGCTTTCCAAAACTGTAATCTGTGTCTAGTTAAACTGAAACTTGTATTATCATAGATGATTGGCATCACTGGTGCATTTTATTCCTGCACAGCTTGTTCAACAAGTCGGTGCAAGGCCCCTAGCTGCATTCTGTTTCTAGTACTACATGTATTATATCCCTGGGCTCTGGGGATGGCCAGGGTCCTCATCTTGCAAATACCTTACGCATATGCATAGCTTGTCTTAATCAATACTAAGCATTAATTTGCTGTAGGAAAGCTCTGTGTGGATATGATTCTTGAAGGATCTGAGCTCAGACAAAAGATGTTTAGCATCTCTTTGTGCAATTTACCTGCAGACGGCGGAGCCAGCCATGTTGGGGTGGGTCCACTGCTTTCCttgtgacttttttatttttaatttttttccccccatttttggGTCTGTTCCCTTGGCACTCGGTCACCCCCACAAGAAAACATACCAGACAGTGAACTCAAGTTTTGCACATGTTTGAGTTCAACGGCACTGGATCTTTCTCCCATCGGTTACCACACTGGGAGATGCTTAAATATTACTCTCCTTTTCAGTAGCTTTGGTTTCCAGCACcaggcaggctgcagtgctgcaagAGCTCCTTACGTAGCTCGGATGATGTATTTCAAGCCACCTTGCTTCAATTTTTCTTGCATCTTCTCCTTGCCATTAGCAGTCTGCGCTCTGCTAACCTTTGGAGCTGTGACCAATGGCCAACTGAGTTTGGATACTATGATGGCAAGTCGGAGCAGCGAGAGTATTAAATGAGCATCCCTCATAAACAGCTGTGCAGAGTAGCTGATCTCAGGGTTGTTAAGATGGGTGCAGCCACAGCACCGGCCAGTcaccagtgaaaaatattttgttcaaaatTCAACTTAAagaatgaagattttaattttaaaaaggtattttaaaaatggaaataattgtttgggttttaatAAATGATCTAGactggtaatttaaaaaaaaaaaaaaagcacttagcAGCTGCgtgactttgggggggggggatttgtgGCTGTGCCTTATTTTGGAAAATAGAACTGCCTAGAAATAAAGAAGGTAAACACACCTTAATGGTAGAAGTCACCCCATTAATCTTGTGAGGCTGCTGTTACAGGTTGGGTTTGAAAATTCTGCTCATCACCCTTTGGATTCTTCTAGCGATACTATAAAAGATGGCACATTGCTATGTTTCATGCAATTTTAATAGTTGTGTactatttttgttgtatttatttctaaatgtttgcTAGGACCTTTATAATGAACTGAATAATTAGGGCTGGGTGTGTGGCAGAAAACCACGTGAAAGCTATAACTTGCCCTTTATTCCGGTGCAAAGCTGGTCTGAtaatgcagaaaagcagacagCACCACCAAAACAGCCCAGCTTCAGATAACTTTAAAATCGGCAGATAACTTGGTGTGGGTTCTTCCCTGGCTTTTTGCACGACACTACCGTTCGTTTTTGTTAATGTCCCACCACCGTTTTGAAGAGCAGACGGACACAACTGGTCCTTAGCTATTCTGTTGCTCCTGGGCTCTAAGCATCCCTGTATAAGCTAATGTTTTGTTCACATGTAGGTTTTACTTACTGAAAAATACATATCTTTGTTTAAAATCCAGCCTTTAGGCAGGTACATAAAATCTGTAGAAATTAGCATCTCTTGCCAGCAAGACTTTTGCTtagtgtgtgtgtttgggggtgtTTTCCAAATGCTGACGATCGCTTAATCGTGCTACATAAACCACCAACCAATGTGTCAAGCCATCTGCTGAGGGCAATAGAAGTTGCTTGCCCAACAAACTGCGGTgattgggttggttttgtttctacCTTTCTATGATCATAGTATTGTGTCTACTATACTTTGTACAAATCATTTGGCTAATCAGGGCTTGGCTTTGACCTGTTGAATTTCTTTTCAGTAGGTCAGCGTCCCCTCACTACCTAACTTCAGTCCTTCAGCAGAATCACGGCCGATCTCTCAAAggtaaacatttaattttatttcgtTCTGCCCCCTTGTTTTTAGTTGCAAGTATGTACTGAAGCCCAACTGATGTTGTGTATGGACCTGCTCTGAAGGGTCCACTGGATTACAAAAAATCCTGATGTAGTAGAACGCATGCTCATTATATTAGCCACTTGTGTATTAAGTTTAAATCCATAAGATGAATCTCAAGATGTAATAGGAGTTGTCTTGTTCTGCCAGCAAGGTATTTAGCAGACACATCACTCCCAAGTATGACTACTTAAAGAATGAATACTTTGGTAGAAAACCAGTCTGAAAGCTACATATCTCTACGCTAGTTTTATTGGTTACCAAGAACTGAGAGCAGAAGGCAGCAAATTTTAATGTATAAAACTTGTGGGATGCAGCCATAGAAGTGCCTTAAAGTTGGTTGTTTGATACAGGCGGCTGGGAGAGCATGACAGGATTTGCAGGGGAATGTGGAACAATTCAGAGGAGTATTTCACAGCTGTCTGGTACTTTTCACTCACTTGCCAAAAAGTTGGGCACAGGCTGGTGTTATGGCCAGTGTAGTTATGCAGGAAGACCTAAGTTCTGGATATTAACCCAGTTAACAGAATAGCCTCATGATGTCTGTTTAGTTTAAGGTATCACcttaaaaattgcaaaatgttcattttaactCTTGGGAGAGAGGAATAGGATGGGTTTAATGTATGGACTCTGATACAATACAGGTCTTGATACTGTaggctgcagtgctgctcctCAACCAAGTTTATATCCCTCTGTGTTTCCTGCACAAGTAATGAAGTAGATGCAGGAAAAAACAAGTCATGTCCACAACCAAAAGCTTTTATGTTgtataaatgttattttaaccGTAGTCACCAAAGCTTGGTGGAGAAAGATTGGATTGGACCGAGTCATGCTCAGGATATTACTGTAGATGAGTGATCTCTTCCAGCCATGGCAGGAACTCAGTAGCACAACACATTTACCTGTCGACGTTTCAGAAGCTGCCTGTCCCTCCTGGTTGTCCCTGCAGTAGCTGGCACCGCTGTTGGGGCAGTTGTTCGGCACTTGCAAACCTGCCTGAGGGGCCAGATAGGCACCGGCAGCAGCGTGCAAGCTGAGCAGGGGATGTCGACGTAGCTACGCTCACGCTTTTGTAGCACAGACAAACCCAAAGTGGTATTACTACTGAGAAAGAACacaggttttggtttggggtttttttgctgtttattttcaggGAATCCCTGCTGAAGTGCAGCATTGCTTGTCCTTCTGGTGTCCCCTTCCTCGGCCCACTGGCATATACCTACTCTTACAGGTTTTAACGAGTGTTAGAGTAACAAGGACTTGGCCGTAGTTCTGTCCTAGGGATTTCTACTTTTGCTTTCCACGACGAAAAACAGCCAGCcagattcagattttaaaaaaaaataaataatttaagatgGAAATCTGTTTTTCACCGACATTCAAATGCAAATAGAAGTAGCAACAGCTGTTGAGCAGAAGATGGTTACTTCATTTTCCCatatgtactttttaaaaagttttcttcattttaaagcattttagtgGGCCTTGGTACCAGGAGGGAGCTAGACAGCATGCTGGGATATCGCAGCATTTGTTTAGAAGAAGCCTGTTGAGCACAGGTCTTGTACCTCAGTAATAAAGCTTAATCCACTGAAGGCTTATCCttatcaaaaataataattttaaaaacagtgctgaaaagtGAATCGTGCTCATTTGTTAAAGGGCTGATACCAAGAAAAAGCGAGCATGTGTTAATTTGTTGTAAAGGGAGTATTGCTAAAGCTCTTTCAAAAGGATAATAAAAGGCCACCGACAAAGTAGGACTTCAGCAGCATAGCAGACGTCCAGCTCTCTGGTTTTGCTAGCACGGTGGGCTGTTGAGGTGAGAAGGTTACTTTTAGTTTTCGGCCACAAGCCAGAAACATTGGTGAGGCAGCAAAGCCAAGGTTTTTAAAAGACCGAGCAGCTGCCTGGTCCACAGATGATAATTACCATGCATCCAGACGGAAGTTTTATGGTGGTACCCTGGTGGCAAGGAAGCATCCTTGGCTGGCTGACTGCTGCAGGGCCGCTAgatctcctctgcctgcaggacTGCAGGAGGAATATGTTTCCTTGGGAAGACCGGGGATTCTCAGGGCTTGTTAGAGAATACAAGAAATCCCCCTCCTCTTAATGATTTTGCTGGTGTGTCCTGTGACAGGTTTGGAGATTGCCAGTCTGATGCTAACTATTCCAATTTGCTACACCGGAGGTGCCGAAATAATAACGTATATCTGCTCTCATTTAATTTCTGCATCTCGGTGAACCTGTTCAGCATCTCCCTGGCGTTAGAGGAGAGCCATTAACGTTCCTGGGGTCATATACGGCAGCTGTTGTGCAGATGAAAGAATTCCTTGTAATAAGGCACTTCCTCAGCCATTCTGCTGGGGAAGCATAGATTTGGGAAATACTGCTCTATCAGGGAGAGCAATCGCAAATGACGCCAAAGCACATTAACGGTGACACAGAGCACTGCTAAGAAGACGCTGCAGAAGtgtctctcctctttcttcaggGCTACTAACATGCAGAAACACTGTTTGCAGGTAGTAATTCTGTGTTGCATTAATGCCTCTGATTGCTTGTCATTTTAACAAGGTGGTGTTTATATACCAACATCATAcgttaaaataaaatgtctgtgaTAGCAAGTAAGGAATGGGAATATTTCACTTTCTGATTATGGTAGTGGAGGAAACTAACTCTTcatgccccctttttttttattatttctttttgtcagtTGGATACATATGACTTGTAAATTCAGGGGCTCTGTTGCtgccaaaaaaagacaaaactgaataaaataaaataatctcatGAGTGCAATGGGACAGACTTTAAAGTatgctgattttaaaatgatAGAAAGTGAAAACAAGGGGGGAACGTGTATGTTTTATAACCTGTGTTGGAAACAGCAGCTCAGTCCCCTTTCCATGTTGGTACAACATTCCCAAGGCGACGTCACCTTCTCCAAATTTCTCCTTAACCAAGATGAAGTTATGGACAATTATATAAGATAAGGAAGCCAAACTGACAATTCTGCAGTCTCCCTCCCAACACTAACCCTCCCCTCAAATTCAGTAACATAGTTAATGCATATgatgggggccggggggggaagaAATGCCATCAAAAATGACATTGCTGATGCTTCACTTTCGCCATGCTGATGCTTCACTTCCCCAGTTCCAGTTCAGCAGGACTGAGAGCATGTTCTGCTCGCTGCCAGCGCCTTCCACGCGTTGTCTTCCAGCCCCGCTTCTCCACTCACCGCTCATATGTGAGAGCTCACTGTATCTTTGCTCCTCTTTTGCCTGGTTAGTCCACCTTATATATATAGTCTTACATATTTCTCTCCTGTATAAGGAGAGGAATATATAGCTTGTCTCTCCATCGTCCATAGCTGAAGTGAGCAAAGGCAGACCTtggatttcctcttttttaaagtGCGTGAGCGTGTCCTGAAATGAGTGGGAAAGGCGTGcttgcttctcttccttttcagctgGTTCTGGTTAGAAACGTCACTCTTTGCCATAATATCCTCAAGGTGCCCTTTTTGAGATGTAAGCAATCCACTCCGTGCGGCAAAGGATGGAGGTTTACAGCAGCGCTCGTCGCCATAGCTAAAGGCGCCGCAGTTCACCTAAACCTTTTAAAGTGCCTATTTATTATTTAGATCCCCATGCTTTCTAGATCAAGCAGTTCAGTGCCCTTTCCCCCCTCGTCTTCTCGATTTCTTCTGTTTGACTTGTTGTTAGTGTGAAAAAATACTGCTGGAGGAGAGAGCTGTGCTGAATTAGTGCTGCGTTAACGGGTGCGTTTGTTCCTTAGCCTTGCATATTCACATAACCAGGGTATGAAGCTGCTGAGATGCTTTGCTGTGCCATAGGCATAATCTTTCTCTCTCAAGCGGTACAAACAAAAACCACTTGTTGATAAGTATAGCAACAGCATCGTCATACGAACGTCTAATGAATGTCGCTGATTCTTGGCTTCAGCTTTGGTAAGTGCAATGTGAGAATTCAGCTTTTGAAAATCATAGTTAAGATATGAGACCGTTCTGTAACTGTATTGCACTGTATGAGAGTCATGCTCTGCCTAAATTCGTACATTTTCCCTCCCCCTGCTCTTTATTGCAGGCCAATATACGCAGATATATATTCTTTGTATGTTCTAAGGACCTCATTTTGTCAGGCTTACCCGAGATCTAACGTTTTGCTGTTTCTCCTTCACAGAATCCGATATTGATGCTGCTACTGCAATGATGCTGTTAAATACTTCCATTCAACAAGGGATGTTGGACTGTAAGCATAAGCcattttactctgtttttcttctctaccCAGTAGGTAACTGTTTTCTCTATAAAGTTTCAGGAAACGAGTATGGTCTAGTTTCCAAATAGTAAGAGCAGTCAAGAAGCAATTCTGGTTTATTATTCTTTCTGCTAGCATTACAGAGTTTGATAgaaccaccttcttttttttttttccccagttaactttgttttttctgcaAAGTTCTTCCCCTGCCCTTTTTGTGCTAGATGGTAAGAAGAGCTTCTTAGCTACTTCTCTGTTTCTCCAGCTCTTAGCTGTGATTAGCTAAAGACCGTTGTCCTCTGTGGATGACAGTAAATGTGCACAAGATATTACGACTCTTAAATGCTCATGTTCAGCTTACTTTGCAGTCAGCTGGCCATAGTGTGCTCATTTTGCAGGTGATCTCATTGGAGTATTTGCTTACTGACGAATCTTCTTTTTAATAGGTGAGAAACCTCAGCCTCTGAAGACACCTAAGAAGAGGAGTTATGGCAGTGCGTTCAATCCTCCCAGTTCCATAAATTTGCAGGAAAACGATTCTGCGGCCACCAATATCGATCCGAAGGAGGATCACAACTACAGTGCCAGCAGCATGGGTTCCCAGCGCTGTGCATCTAGGTCCAGCGTGTCTTCCTTGTCCTCCCTTGATGAGGTGTACGAATTTATCTCCAAGACCAGCCATGACGGAAGCGATGGCAGCGAAGGATTTCACAGCGAAGTGGATACAGACGTTGACTATGAAGATGATCCTCTTGGAGACAGTGGCTATGCATCACAACCTTGTGTAGATACCTCTGAGGAAAGTCAGCCTAGCAACAAAGCACTCAAGGAGTTATGTCAAGAAATTGATGAGGAGTTGAAAGAAGCAGCGGGGTCTCTGCTCCACCTTGCTGGCATCCAAACGTGCTTGAGTTCCTTAATAAGTACTGCAAAGACCCACTGtcacaagcaaaggaaaaaatagtatgtTTGTCAGTgttgaatatatacatatattttttttaattgtggcaaTACTCTTCTACTTTTACCCTTCACAAGGGAGATCAAAGCCATAAGAGGActcattgcttttttatttttggcgCTAACTATAAtttagccatttatttttaaatcactgcctaaaaagaaaaaaaaatatttaatcttctcAGATTAGAAGAGATGCATGACTTGTGAAAACCTGAAAGCATACTTCTTAATgatcactttttaattttttttttctttttaatagttgattttatttttttttccagagagatgTTTGTTCCGATGCACATTGTGGATCATATTTACATCTCTGCTGGCCCCATCTGCAGAGGTGAATTTTGCCCTGTCTAAGGGCTCTGACTTCCATGTAAAGGAttaaaaaggaggagaaaaaagaaggaaaggggggaaaaaaagggtccTGGCCTCGGTTGCCTCCTCCCACCCGTCCTCTCTTTGCTCTTCTGAGACAGGTCCCGGTGGAAACGCTGGTGAAGCAGCTCCGAGTGGCTGCAGTTTTCAGCCCATCTGACAGCGGCTGAAAACCTGTAGCACTCCAGGAGCTGCCTTCAGCAAGATGTTAAGTACCCCCTGGAAAAGTGGGGATAAGGGGTAGCTGAGGTGCGTACCACccgcagttttctttttttttttttcccttccttcgcCCAAATCTGCTGTGTGCAGGTCAGATTCCTGAAGGAAAacagggttgggtttggttttttttttttcatcttaagacaaattgtctttttttagggggtgtgtgtgtccttTTCACGCAGATGCACGCATGCATACGCGCACCTTGGATGTAGCCGACAGTGAAAGCTGCCACTTGTCAAGTTTGATGTTGTCCTCGTGTTACCACCACTGTTGAATATGTAGCAGCTGCATAGTCCTGCAACATCTACCCTTCTGCTCCCCTATACCGAttcggggggaaaaaagaacccaACAGTTGATGGTGTTGACAATGTGGACGAGGTGGAGGCTTTAGGTGGCTAGGTGGTGAACGGCTGCTGAAAAGGGAATGTTTTACCCCGTAGTCTGAGACAAAATAGAATAGCTTCCTTTTGGATCAGTGAACCCTGAATTTCTTTGGGGATTTTTGCCCCTTCCCCCCAGCGCTCGTTGTTTTTTGTCCCATGGGCAGTCTGTACCTTTTGTTTCCTAGATCACTGTGCCTTGTGCTGTGTGAGTCCTGTCAGCCTCCTGCTGCATATGGGGCATCTAATGGGCAAGGCTAGGCTTTGGATGTACATCGTAGCTCAGGAGGACCTCTCTGTTTTGGGAAGAAGTTCCTTCACAATTCATTTTTGCAATAAAAGAATCTCTTTATAGTTCCCAGACATCCTTCggccaaaaaaatgttttagtgaTATGgtgaacttttttcctcctttttcttttaaaatcagtggTGATTGCTTATATCTTCTTGTagatgatggctttttttttttttttttaaagttttctgttcAAAAATGGGTAAGCAGTTCTGTTGGAGTGGGTTTTAACAGTACTGTAAGTATAAGGATGCCTTAAGTATGTTGCAAAATCGTATACAACTATCAAAGGTCATCTTTCCTGTTTTCGAAAGGTAGCATGATGTGCCATAAATGTTCTCGCTAATACGTGAAGCTATTGCTTCCAGCAGGTGTTGGGCAAGTTGGTTGAAAATTAGGAGCAGAGCCACCTAGTAAACCAATGTCCACTGTTTTGGTTGTTGAAAACAGTGCTGGATTGAGCCAAAAGTTAACCTTTCCCTAACAGGGTATTTTTCTGGCTATTTGGAGGCCTTTCTTCGatcagtgtgggttttttgtttgtttggtttggtttttttcttatttgtcagTCTCTTCATGAATACTGCCATAAACTGTCTACTTTAAATACGAACACAGCCATGCTGCTGAAGGTCTGTTGCTCTGAgggcctgttccagtgcctcttGAAGACAACGGTGGTGCTCCCGCTGACTCAATGGCTGTTGGATCAAACCTGAAATATTTGAGGTTCTTTGTGTTTTGGAATTTaaagccaacattttttttttttctttttaaagcacaaacactagggaaaaaagtgttttggtttg
Coding sequences within it:
- the FOXN2 gene encoding forkhead box protein N2 isoform X2 translates to MGPVTGMTPDKKAETPGAEKAAGLRQCHGVGSLPDAGDAGRPKATVVDRDSADDELTNLNWLHESTNLLTNFSLGSEGLPIVSPLYDIEGDSVPSFSPSCYQNPEKKSSTSKPPYSFSLLIYMAIEHSPNKSLPVKEIYSWILERFPYFATAPTGWKNSVRHNLSLNKCFRKVERSHGKVNGKGSLWCVDPEYKPNLVQALKKQPFPSALAFYTPPASPPRSASPHYLTSVLQQNHGRSLKESDIDAATAMMLLNTSIQQGMLDCEKPQPLKTPKKRSYGSAFNPPSSINLQENDSAATNIDPKEDHNYSASSMGSQRCASRSSVSSLSSLDEVYEFISKTSHDGSDGSEGFHSEVDTDVDYEDDPLGDSGYASQPCVDTSEESQPSNKALKELCQEIDEELKEAAGSLLHLAGIQTCLSSLISTAKTHCHKQRKK
- the FOXN2 gene encoding forkhead box protein N2 isoform X1, with translation MGPVTGMTPDKKAETPGAEKAAGLRQCHGVGSLPDAGDAGRPKATVVDRDSADDELTNLNWLHESTNLLTNFSLGSEGLPIVSPLYDIEGDSVPSFSPSCYQNPEKKSSTSKPPYSFSLLIYMAIEHSPNKSLPVKEIYSWILERFPYFATAPTGWKNSVRHNLSLNKCFRKVERSHGKVNGKGSLWCVDPEYKPNLVQALKKQPFPSALAFYTPPASPPSRSASPHYLTSVLQQNHGRSLKESDIDAATAMMLLNTSIQQGMLDCEKPQPLKTPKKRSYGSAFNPPSSINLQENDSAATNIDPKEDHNYSASSMGSQRCASRSSVSSLSSLDEVYEFISKTSHDGSDGSEGFHSEVDTDVDYEDDPLGDSGYASQPCVDTSEESQPSNKALKELCQEIDEELKEAAGSLLHLAGIQTCLSSLISTAKTHCHKQRKK